In Mytilus edulis chromosome 8, xbMytEdul2.2, whole genome shotgun sequence, the genomic window TTTTCTTTCTTGTTGTTTGATAATCAAATAACACTTATTCaaatgtcagatataaataaatgcatgtgtatattttcttaaatgtttttcAGTATttaggtggcagaaaccagttattttacaataaatctttagaatttcatggatttatgattttattttcttgaaaattcattcaagcttatatacaaataaaatgtatggtttcaaagaactaagatgtgtgcgtgcttatgtaaatatatagaaaacctttaaatttgggtgtctgtccagcatggagatttgaaaatttataaatgcattgcaaataaggcaaaaaatgtgatgctttgataccaatctaatcctcacctgcagaatcctgctaaaagccgacaagaattttagccaaaattcaagagagaaaggatgttcagtgaattagagccttgtccgaacctatccttaccatcaaaatctcaagatatttttgtttacataaaactgaatttttttcccactttgattggatgccgtcaagtgaggagaccacaattttgacatctgattggaccgatatgtgaaggaaatccccaacctgtgtatgcaactacttacttgtgtagtacagtaagctagaatttacattcatttattttttcagtccacatgatgcaattatatacctcaatacttaactataacaaaatttctgcgtgggacacatgttctgttacaccaaaactggtacctgccaccttagTTCCGCCAATAGACAGGTATGGATACTAAACATCGACACGGACTTTACAGGACCTGCTTAACATTCCGGATTATCTTTGGTTAACTTCAGGATACTAAGTCTTTAGCGTTTAATTTTAGCTTCGATAGACTATTGTTTCGCAATAACGTTGTCAGTTTGAATATCtatataaagaaagaagatgtggtatgattgccaaagagataTCTTCCCACAAGAacccaaatgacaaaaaaattaacaactatgtgtGAATTTACAAtgctgtatggccttcaacaatgagcaaatctcaTACCGCATAATCATCCATGAatggccccaaaatgacaaatgtaaagcattcaaacgagaaaactaatgtcctgatgatttatgtacaaaaatgaacaaaaaacaaatatgtaacacatcaacaaacgacgacaactcaattacaggctcctgacttggaacaggcacatatatacatacGTAATGTGCCtgagttaaacatattagcggaaTCCTAACCAtcccataacctgggacagtgatataacagtacataagaataaactataattatcgctattttgtgcatttttcctatgatcattttttgtgatatttttcatatcattctactcgcttgagatggaaaattatcgctagaaactaaggagtcacgtggcgttgctaacgaaattgccAACGTCGTCAtcggtaaaatagcgataaaaagattatcattggtcatttcaactcgattgcctttaaaaaaataacaatctcGTTTAGATTATCAACGATATAGTATGACAAAAATAGTGTAATGGTTTGAAGACAGTAGGAATCATATCATCCGCTCAAACATACACAATGTAAGTAAGATTTGACTTTTAGACCatgaatgaaaatataaaattgtcgATTCTAAAGGAACCACATATACATATTTTTGATacctaaaacatttttttcgGTAAGTACGACAATAATATTTAGAAGAAgaatatttaataatttatgaaaatactAGTTTAagacataaactcatcatagataccaggattagaattttatatttacgccagacgcgcgttttgttttcaagactcatcagtgacgcccgaatcaaaaaatgttcaaagggcaaataaagtataaagttgaagagcattgaggaccaaacattcctaaaagagAGTCGGAAGATGTCAAAAGATTGTTCAAGTGAGATACTAATTCACATGCTACACCGTCGTGTTGCACATGTACAAATACACAATTTTTATCAGTCAAATTTGGAATGAAACGTTCGAAAAAAATAGAACTCGGTTATCGTAACAATTGTAACAATTGGATCATCTTCTTTATCTGTGAAATAGATTAGTAATATTCAACCAACTCGTGGTGCTGTCTGTATATGTTTTCTCTCAAATGAATGACTTTATAACTTCGCCATAGCCACTTGAAActcttgatatataaaaatatataaaaaaataaattgtaatagGAAAAGAAAACTCTTGAATATTGTTTCAACAAAGGaatatttatactaaaattttTACTGTATTTTACATAATTGCACTTTTCATGAAATATAGAAAGGTATATCTTGAAAAGCccacaagttttaaaaaaaaatgttttctcgGTTTTCTTATTCAGTTCCATGCTCCAGTTGATTCCAATATTTCCCGATTGATCCTCTGAAGTTCAGTTATACATGTGTAACTCGATATTTTAATTATGCATACTACCATGTTTTAATAGAATTACTTCACTAGGCCTGACCAAATACGTATATTCTATGAAAATGAAAAGTGAAAGTAGCGTCATTAATGCATGAAGTATCCTATGTTTACAGAAACCATGGGAGTGGTATTGTGACAAAATACATCATAGGAAGAACTTACATTGTAagtagaaatttatttatttattaatgagaTGTCTCATTACAAGTGTATAATCGagtatgaaatatttgtaattagATATGATTATGAGAAGTTTCTATAAAGGTGAATCCAAAACTTTGATTCGAATTAGATATGTTTCAAAATTCATATAAACTAATTCGTATGTATCATTTTATTTGTCAAGTATGTATATGTGTGCACAAAGGATCGTTCCAAAAACAAAAGTCTGCTTATTCAACAAGAACGTCTAGTGAAAAGAGTAGTAAGACATGGTTGAGGATGAATCGTATGAAGAAAACTCCGTCGGAGATCTAATTCACGAACGAGGTTCTCAATACTTATTAATGTAATTCAGAGATTTTACACAAATCAAGTGAGAAGGAGTATTGTAATAACACAAACTTATAAATTAGGTTGTATAACAAAAGACTGGAATGTATTGCTCCAAatatctgtttttaaaaaatgaattcgAGATCATTGCAATGCAGTGTCATGTAAAtttgaataacaaaatatttttcaaaaaacacAAACTGAATACTAGTACATACTATtccttttttgatatattttctttcaataacattttTTGCCGAGGTTTGGTAGGAACATAATTATATCATTGCATCAGTAGTGGAACTATAAtgaatttgacaattttaaatgTCCTTCCGTTTGAAATCTTAAATGGGGAAATACGTTTAATGAATGAGGATGTGTAATGGGAAAAAGGTCCAATATAGGTTCATAATTATCCCTTTCTCCCAACCAAGGATTTTAGAATTGAAAACATACTTATAGTAGGTGTTTATTACAAATAAGGATTTACAGATGATTACCACAACCTTTTCATTTAATAAGAACAATATATTGAATTGACTAATCGAATAAGTTTGTTCACACACAATTTCATTTAGTTGAACCTTTTCTAAAGTAGACATAAAACTCTTATCTTGTACACAAGCAATTTATTTCTAGAAAAACAAAGTTAAAACAACGATTTGAGAAcctgttcattaaaattgtctatacatttttgtttatgtcaTTATCATTTTGCCATTTGTAAAATagattggttttcccgtttgaatggttttacactagtattatcccaattgatcttcctctaagttcagtatttttgtgattttactttttacactagtaatatggggccctttatagcttgttgttcggtgtgagccaaggctccgtgttgaaggccgtacgttgacctataatggtttacttttataaattgttatttggatggagagttgtctcattggcactcaaactacatcttcctatatctataaacaatacAGTATAGAATAGAAAAAAACGAAATGTTATGAAATGAACTGTTTGATAGGTAATCAATGTGTTTATTCATCTATGCATGTGTTAGATTGTCTACATTCACGCTGTCTGCATCACTGTTGTTCAATCATTGAATAAATATTTCGATACAACTTTCGTTATATAATAAGTACATTTTGGTAATTTCCAAATTCTATTTTAAGTTTTACTCCAattttttcctttgtttttaaaaatatgcaCCTTGGTCAACACAATTTGCTGGCATATTCAGAATTTGATTCGAATGATTTTCATATCGCCATCCAAGTAGTAAATTCATCTATGTtgtcatgaattatcattgatgtggtcataattataaattaactgtttacaaatttaaatttttgaagcactaaggcttttctacctcagaaatagattaccttagctgcatGCTTGTTGTATTTGGAAAACGTTTCAACTCCATACTTTCTTTGGCCTTTAAcgcttttttattcgagcgtcactgatgagtcttttgcagacgaaatgCGAGTCTGGCGCAAATTTTAAGTTTCTATcatggtatttatgatgagtttataatcATATATCAAAGGGTAATGGCATAGCATATATAGAACTTATCgagtttaaataaaataaaggcaatagtagtacaTCGCTATTCAATAGAAATAAatcaattttactaaaaaaaatcagGGTTATAAAccaaaacagagggaaacacatcaactataagaggaaaaaacgacacaacagaacTATTGAGCTGTTACGAAAACAccccaacatacatagaaacgaactatttgataataactgtcatatttctgacttctTGCAGAAAATTTTAGGCaaatatggtgggttgaatctggttttatggaTAGCCACACCTCCCGCTTAGATGTCAATGTTAAAATATGGCTTAAATACATTACAAAATGTGTTACATCTCCACGTTAACCATTCAAGgaggttttcaaaataaaatcaatgaatGCCGATTCTTAACTCAATGCCACATCAGTAAAAACTGAGCGACTGACAAAGGATATAGGGGGTTTGTTTAATGGTCGCTCAGGGATCGTTCTCTCACGAATGgtttatttaaaacaaacttaatttGACCGatattaggtttaatttcaaGAAATGTTTACACAATATGTTTTTCGACCGTGTGTAATCACATTTGACAAAAAGATCAATTATGAGAGAATGTTTTGTATTAATTGGTGATCAACAATGACAGCGAATAACTAACTCAACTTCAATTTTTCAACCAGAGGGAATAAATTGAATTCtcattatgaagatattttttttgtagatgcaAATGAGGTAAATCAAGATTTAACAGGAGAAGAAGAGGATTCTTGTTATGGACGGAAACAAGAACTTCTTCATGACTGCAAGCATTTAACCGAAAGTGCCAAAAAGCCATTGAACGTTGCTGTCATTGGACCACCAGGATGTGGTAAATCGTCGTTCCTTAATACTCTGTTTGCTAGTCTAAACAGTGATCGCTGGTACGAATATGCTAAAAGTGGTAAATTCGGAAACCATGAAGGTGTCATGGGTATGCAAGTTACAAGACGTCTGAGAAGGTAATCTTTTTTaactaaatttaaatttaaattttggatCTGCATATCAATTAATTTATGttctcttttttaaatatttaaagtttgacAAAAAGCTTATTATATCTGCCATAACTCTTGTAAGTTTAAGTCAACAATATGTCAGCATATCAAACTTCTTGTTGTTGTAGGTAATGAATATTAGAATCAGTATTAACTTTTTTGTTGGGATACTTTTTAGTAAATGATAGACTTTCATTTTACATAGGGTTAATATTTTCCATATCCTTTTACATGTTTGCTCTCATGAGAGAACCTGAGAGAACCCgatttatatattatgtttttaacttttttctaaataattatataataatctGATAAAAAATTAGTCTTTTTTTACTATAACAGACAAACAACCTTATATACAAATGGAACATCTTATCTCTACaaaaaaaagataagataaatatatgtCAACATATGAATCTTTTTAGTCTTTGCCGGTGTGAATTAATTCGTAAAACATTTATATTGCAAGTCTTGTTCTCAGGTCACTTAAGGGATTAAAGCTAATCAATTTGATGTCCCCTTCACTATTTGCTTTCTATAATATTTCAGCTTCACAAAAGAAGAATATTATAGACAGAACGATCAATGTATTTTACCTACATTTACAGATATGACTGGATTTGAAAATGATGATTCAGTAATAACTGAAGAACTCTTATATCTTGTCTTCTGTGGAAAAGTCAAAGAAAAGGAGGCGTTAAATGACATTGTGACATACGGAAGATTGAATGGAATTTCAGCAATGAGAGCGATGTATAGAACTCGATTATTTTCATACAGACCAATAGATAGGATCATCATTGTGTGTTCGTCAAATCCAGATTCTGCTATGCCTACTGCACTATTAAAAACCGTGATTAATGTTGCCAATGAATTAGGTAATACCGATATTAGATATCACATTTGAAACTTATTCGTGAATTATATTGATACtactttgtttttatataatgatGAAATTTAAAGCTTCACGTAATATTAACATAGATATACTTTGATTTATTTTAGTTTGTTAAAAGATTTTTGGTGATTCCTGTAAGATATACGTTGTACATAATTAGCCATGTTTTTAAAGCAATCATCAATTGATTGAAGATAGATCTAAGATATATGTATATTAGTATAAACGTTTGATCTTTAATATGTGCGATTGTGCTCGAAACATTTTAACTTTGTGAAATGTTGACAGAGTGTGGATTCTCATTGTGAAAGATGAGTGCAAAAAAACGAAACACTTTTCTCGATTCTTATAAATTCATGCAATTTCCTCGGTTTCTGTTTGCAACCTTGATTTGCTTCTCTCTTCTTGGTCGAGTTTAGATAAATGTTGATTAAGATCTGATGAATTACGAATTAAAATCCAAAGTTGATGGATACATCAGAAGCTGGAAAAATTAAATGAAGCCTACTATAATTTGATGTGGTTTACTATaactataaaagaggggcgaaagataccagagggacagtcaaactcatagatcgaaaataaactgaaaacgccatgcaaaaaagaagaagacaaacagacaactaaTGGTACACAAGACACAccatagaaatctaaagactaagcaacacgaactatATCGCCATTAATTCTGCCATTTGGTCCGTTGACTGTTTGATTTTAATGACATTAATCAATGGAATACAGAATACATTAATAAATTGCAGGAGATCATTTTGCAAAtgaattgaaatattgaaattttactTCAATCAAGTGTTTTAATCAATCATCCAGGCACATTGCATAATACATATATAACTGGATTTAATATCAAACAAAGATCAAACATAGTCATTGCAATTTCAAGAATTTATTTTAAAGTCTTCACTACTAGCGTTTAGCTATACGATCAAATTATCGTTATTAGCAGTAAGAAAAGGAAATGGTTCAGAAATGTGCAGAGTTCCAGTATTGCATAAACAATAACACTCGAATGAGCCAGTCTaaataaatgattgtttttataTCGAATTTTGTAGACGTAACATTTTATGGTGTAATGACACATGCTGATGTATGTAGAGAAAAATATGGTAACAGAGTACAAGAAAGGGAGAAACTGTTTAGAGAATACCTTGGTTTACCTGGGAATAGATTGGCAAATGTAATTAACTACTGCTCAGCTGTGGATCCTGATCGATCATTTGAGGATACTCTATTACCAGCTGTTGATGTACCTGTTCTGAGACTTTTGAGACAGGTATTGCcccaaaagtttaatttttaaatgcaaCCGTTTGTGTTTTAATTGCGGTTACAACCACAGGATACAAGAACCCAAATTGTGTTTCAGACTTGTAATTGCTATCACGTTACGAAATAATTCCGAGGGGTTGTGTATTATGTTGGTGTTCGTGAAGTTAAGGAATCATGACAGATGAGGAGAAATGGTGTATAATGTAACCTATAAatcaacaaatatttaataatacACATGATAGGctgcaaattaagaaaaaagtaaGATAAAGTTTTCCAAGAAAAACGCCAAATCAAGCACTAATGTATGGAGAGAACCATTCTTTTTTATCCTGATCGTTAAGtacatcaaatatttattaaaattacgGAATAGAATATAGTTTTCTGTAACTTCCTTCCTACCCCatgaaaaatcaaaacaaaattcgCAATagcttaaacaaaacaaaacaagtaaaCAAAATACGAAAAAACTTAAACAAAGCAAATCAAAAAgataaaagagagagagagatgttTGTTCATGATCAACATATTAACACTTCATAGTTTAAGAATTATTCTAAATTAATAATGAGTGGGTGTGAGTTTGTGCATGTGTGACTCTGTGTGTGCGTATTGGTCTAAATGGTTTTGTATGTGTGTTGTGATGTGTGTGTTTTCTTCTGATCATGTAGATAATTTAATATTGAGCTTTGAGAACTTTGTCatctgttttacaaaaaaaatatttacaaaaataccgaactctcaGGTTGATTAAAACAGGATGAAGTCCATAAAACgtgacaaaatcaaaacaataggCTATTTCAACCAACGGAACGAATTGAAAAGAACTATCTTATTCCTGTGCTGACTATTGGGCTTGTATATACCGCTTTTCAATAGTCATTAATCGATTCAGCGAAAATAAATCTcagtcacaaaccaaaaccgagtgAAACACGTCAACTACTAGAGAAAACAACGGTACAACATAACTACTGAACTTCtacaaaacaaacgccaacatacaaagaaattGACCTTTtgtataacaactgccatattcctgacttggttaaagacattttaaaagaaaaaaacggTGGGTTAAACCGGTTATAAAGCTGGATGAACACTCAGATAGGTGACAGTCGCATAACACTCCACTATATTGCATTTTGACAACAATTGGTGGACAAAACAATTAGACAAAATAGGTagaaatgtaacaaaaaaaaagggggggtacaGCAATCACTATTGTGTCATATATAATCTTGAtcactatataaataaacaaatatgacaacaacaaaaaatatacgGCATACAGATAAAGCACGTAATCGTTAATGTGACAATAATAAGGATCTCAGTGTTTTTTTTCGAATTGTCTTTTCACAATGTTTTAGcatttcttttctttgtttttaaatcCTGTATCATTTCAGATATTGACACCGGAACCCAATGATTCAGTTATGTACTTTGAAGATTGGTTCAACATGTTGAAGGCAGTTTTCTCTACTACCAAGTCTTTGTTTTACTACGGAATTCGCTCTTTTGTCGCTGTAGACAGTAGAGTAAAACTAGCCATCTTCATCGCAAGCTTAATGATTGGTTTGGTTTTGCTACTTTTCATACACACGTTATGCGAAATTTATGAATTTATCATTCGAATAAGGGATCGATAAACATTGGATCATTGGCGTAGTTAAAATGTATGTATTTGCTCCGCTGTTTTATTTCGCAATTTATTTTTGTCAACAGTACTATGAATGGAAATGTTTTCAccaattcttttttatattattgatgttttacaaatttagtatatatattaGCTTGCATATAATTTAGGCGTGGTTTATTCGTGTAAAGAAGCTTGTGTCTGCATGTGCTACTCTTATTAGTTGTTCCTTATTTAGAAGAGATACACGTGGCAGAATTCATCTTTGATAATTCTGTTTGGAAAGAGGGACGCTATTTTATATTGTGGAGCAAATCTTTTCTTTATTTGTGCTATACCATAACAGTATTGTTCCTTTTTTCTACGATTGAGAGATTTTACATATCAACCGTCATCTAGATTGGAACTTTAAGCTTTGATTTTAGTTTCCATCCTTAATTTTAAGTAAACTTTTTCACACGTGAGCGGTATCTTATTTTTGTAACATTATAATCAAATTCCATTTATTAACATTATGGCTACCAGAAATcgaaagaacaaacaaaaagGAAAATGCCTTTACGAACGTCAGCCTGTAGACACTAGCGAGGACCCATCCACGTGGAATAAGACAAAACTATTCCAGGAATAAAAGGGGATTGATATAGAAGTTTCTGTCGATCTT contains:
- the LOC139486811 gene encoding uncharacterized protein — encoded protein: MVEDESYEENSVGDLIHERDANEVNQDLTGEEEDSCYGRKQELLHDCKHLTESAKKPLNVAVIGPPGCGKSSFLNTLFASLNSDRWYEYAKSGKFGNHEGVMGMQVTRRLRSFTKEEYYRQNDQCILPTFTDMTGFENDDSVITEELLYLVFCGKVKEKEALNDIVTYGRLNGISAMRAMYRTRLFSYRPIDRIIIVCSSNPDSAMPTALLKTVINVANELDVTFYGVMTHADVCREKYGNRVQEREKLFREYLGLPGNRLANVINYCSAVDPDRSFEDTLLPAVDVPVLRLLRQILTPEPNDSVMYFEDWFNMLKAVFSTTKSLFYYGIRSFVAVDSRVKLAIFIASLMIGLVLLLFIHTLCEIYEFIIRIRDR